The following nucleotide sequence is from Cellulosilyticum sp. I15G10I2.
CGCCTCGACTTCCTCCCATATTATCTTACCATTACTAAATGCTTCTATTTGTGGAAAAGACAATACATCAGTAGACTTATCAATGTTTCTATATTGCTTATTAATTGCTCGGATCTCCTCCTCGTCCACAACAATTAAGCTGATTTCTACATCAAAAGGTACTCTTTCTTCTTCAAGACACTGCATAATAACACGATGCATGTCTTCTATAACATCTGGATACACCTCGAAAAACTGCTGTTCATCTTCTACGTATAGCTGCAATTTATGATTCATTCCTTTCTGGATACTGTATTCTTTCATGATACATGCCTTTTAACATTTTACTAAAAGAGTCAATAATTTTATCTATATCCGAAATGTAAAGTTCACATGCATCTAACTGCCCTTCTTCTAACTTTTGTTTAACCATCTTGCGAACAATCTTTTCAATAGTTATTTCAGCCCCAAGCTTGTCCTGCATAGATCTAGTTGTTGCTTCAACAACATCTGCCAGCATAACAAGTGCTGCTTCTCTGGTTTTAGGTTTAGGTCCTTTATATCTAAATTGTTCTTCCTTTATAAATTCACCACTTTGTTCTTTTGCTTTTATATAAAAATACTGCATAACACTTGTACCATGATGCTCTTTAATCATATCTTTAATATAAACTGGCAAGTTATACTGGGTTGCTAAACTTAGTCCATTTGCTACATGAGAAATAATAATTTGGCAACTTTTAAGTGGATCCATTGTGTCATGAGGATTATCTAAATTCTGGTTTTCTTTAAAATAATTGCTTGATGTAAGTTTACCAATATCATGATAATAGCCACCAACTCTTGCCATAAGTGGATTAGCCCCAATGGCATCAGCAGCTGTTTCAGCTAAATTTGCTACCAGTAAGCTATGATAATAAGTACCTGTTGCTTCTAAAAGCAGCCTTTTTAATACAGGTTGATTAGGATTAGTAAGTTCTAAAAGCTGCAAAGGGGTTACAAATCCAAATGCGGACTCCAGTAACGGGAGTGTTCCTACTACTACAACGACCGAAATAAATCCTATTATAAAAGCTATGCTCGCTTCAATAATAACATTTATGGTTATATCCGCTCCTATAAACAGCTTAAGTGCTATATAGGTAATAAGTTGAATAGTCCCTATAAGAAGTGCATTTTTCATAGTTCTTTTGCGCTCTTGCATATTTCCTACTATCAAGACGCTCAAGGTTCCTGTTATTATAAAATAAACAAAAAATAAAATATCTCCTTTAAATATAATAGAAGCGAATAAAACAAGTAACATATTGATAATAAGTGCAATATCTACATCCACTAAGAGCGCAATAATAATAGGCGCTACCGCAAGCGGCAGATATACAAAGGAACGTCCTAACATCATGCGTGCAATACCAATAGACAAAATATAAAGAATCATAATGAGATGAACTTGTTTATCCTGTAAAACCTTTATGC
It contains:
- the ybeY gene encoding rRNA maturation RNase YbeY codes for the protein MNHKLQLYVEDEQQFFEVYPDVIEDMHRVIMQCLEEERVPFDVEISLIVVDEEEIRAINKQYRNIDKSTDVLSFPQIEAFSNGKIIWEEVEAHQVMLGDIILCHEKAIKQAEEYGHTIKREVCFLIAHSMFHLLGYDHMNVQDERTMIDKQEHILSLLGILR
- a CDS encoding HD family phosphohydrolase; its protein translation is MMKKQIYLKVISLIICIAVTFLAIVSGSFFTRKVSLQIGQIARETIYAPFQVENEMATNRKKELAEKGVLSIYKVDIKVQEKAIADIEMLFDYTLSVQTTDIAERLNKSPLEVLRGRSPIGLYKDEYETLLGMRSEDLNYMKEACIYIAVKLFENGIQSGDVNKVLEIKSMLEETSLNVTYQKVAEGIITAIIKPNVVLDEVATNEAKKLEREKVDPIFILQGETIIDKGTRVTEETYTILGKVGYLDTNKNTKYKNYLGISLLIALILFFVLRYIKLRQSIKVLQDKQVHLIMILYILSIGIARMMLGRSFVYLPLAVAPIIIALLVDVDIALIINMLLVLFASIIFKGDILFFVYFIITGTLSVLIVGNMQERKRTMKNALLIGTIQLITYIALKLFIGADITINVIIEASIAFIIGFISVVVVVGTLPLLESAFGFVTPLQLLELTNPNQPVLKRLLLEATGTYYHSLLVANLAETAADAIGANPLMARVGGYYHDIGKLTSSNYFKENQNLDNPHDTMDPLKSCQIIISHVANGLSLATQYNLPVYIKDMIKEHHGTSVMQYFYIKAKEQSGEFIKEEQFRYKGPKPKTREAALVMLADVVEATTRSMQDKLGAEITIEKIVRKMVKQKLEEGQLDACELYISDIDKIIDSFSKMLKGMYHERIQYPERNES